Below is a window of Stappia sp. DNA.
TCTGCCGGATTTCCCGGTCGGTCACGATGCCGTCCTCGCCCTCGTCGCTCTCGATGTCCAGATGGTCGTTGTCTCGCATGACGCCTCGCGCGGTCGGTGTGAACCCTCGGGACAGGTATGGGGGAGTCGGGGCGCGGTCGTAAACGCTTCGTTAACGCATTCGCTCGAATTCCGGCCAATATGGTTAACGCCGACGACCCGCGCGGCGCGCCGAAAAACGCGCGGAGACCCCGGAGCCGGAGGGTCAGCGATTGTAGCGGGTGGTGACGTCGCGAATGAGGGCGCCGCCTTCCTCCACATAGCGCGCAAGCGCGGCCTCGGCGGCCGGCGTGCAGCGGCGGTACACCGAGGAAAAGCCGCGATAGCCCTGGTTGAAGCGCTCGATGAAGCGGCGCTCGCGGGCCTCGTCGCGCACTTCCGCGTCGAGCAGCGCGCGCATCTGGTCGCGCCACAGCGTCCCGTCCTCGCCCCCGCACAGCGGACGCAGATAGTGCAGCGCGCCCAGGATCTCCGACAGCCGCATCAGATCCGCCTCATAGGGCGGGTCGTCGCCGGGCGCCTGCGCCTGCACGGGCGCGCTCCATGCGATGACCGCGAGGCCGAGCGCCAGGGTCAGCGCCAGCACGGCGCCCGCACCGCCAGCGGCCCGGGCCCGGTGCGGCGAGGTGGCGGAGAAGGGTCGGAAGACGCGCGACATGGGCGCCAAGATGCGGCCCTTCGGGCGGCGGCGCAAGGGGATTGCGGCGGCGCGGCCCATGTCGAACCGGCTCACGCGGGCGACCGGTCCGGATCGGGATCGGTGCCCGGATCGGCCGGCGTTTCGCTGCCGAGAAGGCGGCGGATGCGGTCCGCCGTCCCGGGTGTCATGGCCCGGTCCGCCAGACCGGCGAGCGTCACCCAGGCCGCATCGTTGGCGTCGTCGCCGGGACGCAGCCGGCCGCGTGGCGTGCGCGCGAGAAAAACGGAGATCTGGAAACGCGTCGCCGTCCCGGTCGCCGCGTCGATGTGGCTGAGGTCGACCCG
It encodes the following:
- a CDS encoding TIGR02301 family protein, with the translated sequence MSRFDMGRAAAIPLRRRPKGRILAPMSRVFRPFSATSPHRARAAGGAGAVLALTLALGLAVIAWSAPVQAQAPGDDPPYEADLMRLSEILGALHYLRPLCGGEDGTLWRDQMRALLDAEVRDEARERRFIERFNQGYRGFSSVYRRCTPAAEAALARYVEEGGALIRDVTTRYNR
- a CDS encoding NUDIX domain-containing protein, which gives rise to MSAAGTDPAVRQGVSVMCVADDGRVLLVRRGKDPYRDHWSLPGGSIEAGEPPAAAAIRELLEETGLTATLVPEPVDRVDLSHIDAATGTATRFQISVFLARTPRGRLRPGDDANDAAWVTLAGLADRAMTPGTADRIRRLLGSETPADPGTDPDPDRSPA